The Marivirga salinae DNA window ACATGCTATCTGCTATGAAAGGTTAATTCGTTTATAAAGCATAAAAATTAGAATCTATGGCTGGAGGAAAAGAAACCCCAAGACAGAAGATGATCGGCATGATGTACCTCGTACTGACTGCCCTTTTGGCGCTTAACGTTAGTGTTACGGTACTCGACAAATTCATCGATATTAATAACTCTTTAGAGGTGTCTGTTGATGCCGCAAAAGAGCAAAACGGCAATACATTACGTAGAATTGAAAATGCGGTTGAAGAATCTGGAAGCCGTCCTGATGACGTAAAGATTTTGGATAAGGCTAAAGAAATCAGAGAGAAAACCAGTGCTATGGTGGCTGAATTGAAAACGTATAAAGAAACTTTCATTGAAATTACAGGAGGTTATTCTGAGGATGGAGAGATGGAAGGGAAAACCGATTATGATAAAGTCGGTAATTATATGATGCCTGAAAACCAAAACAATGGTATAAAGTTGCAAAAGTCATTAAATGCATATGCACAATCTGTTGATGAAATGGTAGCAGATTCTGCTGTTAGTTTTCCACCTTTAGCATTGGATGCTAATAATAATCCGCGTTTTAAAAATGACCCTAACAAAAAGGGTATGGATTGGGCTACGTTGGAATTCATGGGAGCACCAACTCCAGCTGCCATGGCAACTATAAGTGATTATCAAAATAAAGTGATGGCTTACGAAGCAAAAGCTCTTGATGTTTTGGCTAGAAGAGTAGGTGCAGGAGATCTGAAATTTGATTTAATTCAATTAGTCGCTTTACCTGAATCAAAAGTGGTAGCTGCTGGAGCAAAATATAAAGCTGATTTAATTGTGGCTGCATCTTCATCAGCAGAAGATCCGGAAATGACTTTAAATGGTAAGGAGCTAACAGTTGAAAATGGTTCTGGTAAAATTGAATTTACTGCTACTCCAGGTGCTTATGGTGAAGATGGGACAGTTAGAAAGACATTTGAAGCCACTGCTAAATTAAAAGACAGTGTTTATAGAGATGAAATAGAATATTTCGTTGCTAAACCTGTTATACAAGTTCAATCTGCTTCCCTTAGCACATTATATTTAAATTGTGGAAATAAATTGAATGTTGGCGTTCCAGCTTTAGGTACATCCTACAATCCTAATTTTTCTGTGAAGGGAGGAACCTCAATCCAAGGTAAGGAAAGAGGATTAGTTACCATTATACCAAGTGCACCAAAAGTTACTTTAGGAGTTAGTTCTAATGGAAATAAAATCGGGAATGTTGAGTTTGATGTTCAGCGAATTCCAAAACCTGAAATCAAGGTTTTTAATGGTTCTAAACCTGTTAATTTGAAGCAAGGAGAAAGTGCGAATGCTTTAAGAGTTCTTAGGGCTCAAGCGATTCCTGATGAGAATTTTAAAGCACAATTACCTGATGATGCAAGATATAAAATTAGTAGATGGACGATTACTTTAGCTAGGGGGCCTCGTGCTATTGGTCAACCAATTAAAGCAACAAGTGAAACTGTTAATTTGTCACAATTAATGGGTAATGCTAGAGCTGGAGATCGTATAGTTGTAACTATTGATCAGGTATTAAGGATGAATTTTAGAGGTAATACCGAAGAGGTAAATATTGGTGAACAAGTTATACCAATTACTCTAAATTGATGAGAATATAAAATTAAGGTTATGAAAAAGTTTGTGTTATTAATTATTGGAGCTTTACTTATGGTATTTGTAATACCTGTTAAAGCTCAAGAATCCTCGAATGATGGGTATAATCCTAACTCGGTTTATCCAATTCATGAGGATAATATTATGTTCAAAAAACGAGTTTGGAGAAGAATGGATTTGCGAGAAAAGCAAAACATACCATTTTTCTCTTCTGGTAATGAAATTACTAAGCATATAATCGAATCAGCTACTGCTGGTATAATTCCTATTTATGAAGATGATTCTTTGCAAAACAGGAAAACTAAAGAGGAATTTTTGGAAGCTTTAGAAAACCCTGCATTACAAGATTTAAATGCTGGTGGCGGTGACGATGCCTGGGGAGACGCAGGCGGTGGTGATGGCTGGGGTAACGATGACGGCTGGGGCAATTCAGGCGGAGGTGATGATGCTGAGCCAGAAGATGACGCTGCTGATGAAGTTGATACTAAATTTACTGTAAGGGATGTGTCTTTACTTGAAATTGTAGAGGATATGATTTTTGATAATCAGCGTTCTGTTTTGGTTTGGGATATTCAAGCAATCAAGCTTGTTATACCAGCTGATAATTATACATCAGGAATTGAAAAGGTAGTGGGTGTCTTTAAATACAAAGATTTAGTCGATTTATTCAGAAGCAATCCTGAGCAAATGATTTGGTTTAATCCGCAAAACAGTGCAGAACACAAAAACTTAGCGGATGCTTTCGCTTTAAGATTATTCAGCGCTAGAATTGTTAAAGTTGCGAATCCTCAAGACAACATGATTATTGATGTTTATAATGAATCAGCAAAACAAGGCATTATGGCATCACAATGGATTGAATATGAATTAATGGAAAAAGAGCACGAGTTGTGGTCTTATTAATATTTTGAAAATATTATTTTAGAAAGGAAGGCTGTTAGTCTTCCTTTTTTTGTTTAAAAGCCTTTATGATTTGTTCTGCTTTGCTTGTTCCTATTACTGGGCTTAGTTCTTCAAATGATGCTTCCTTGATCTTTTTTACCGATTTGAAA harbors:
- the porM gene encoding type IX secretion system motor protein PorM/GldM — its product is MAGGKETPRQKMIGMMYLVLTALLALNVSVTVLDKFIDINNSLEVSVDAAKEQNGNTLRRIENAVEESGSRPDDVKILDKAKEIREKTSAMVAELKTYKETFIEITGGYSEDGEMEGKTDYDKVGNYMMPENQNNGIKLQKSLNAYAQSVDEMVADSAVSFPPLALDANNNPRFKNDPNKKGMDWATLEFMGAPTPAAMATISDYQNKVMAYEAKALDVLARRVGAGDLKFDLIQLVALPESKVVAAGAKYKADLIVAASSSAEDPEMTLNGKELTVENGSGKIEFTATPGAYGEDGTVRKTFEATAKLKDSVYRDEIEYFVAKPVIQVQSASLSTLYLNCGNKLNVGVPALGTSYNPNFSVKGGTSIQGKERGLVTIIPSAPKVTLGVSSNGNKIGNVEFDVQRIPKPEIKVFNGSKPVNLKQGESANALRVLRAQAIPDENFKAQLPDDARYKISRWTITLARGPRAIGQPIKATSETVNLSQLMGNARAGDRIVVTIDQVLRMNFRGNTEEVNIGEQVIPITLN
- the porN gene encoding type IX secretion system ring protein PorN/GldN, yielding MKKFVLLIIGALLMVFVIPVKAQESSNDGYNPNSVYPIHEDNIMFKKRVWRRMDLREKQNIPFFSSGNEITKHIIESATAGIIPIYEDDSLQNRKTKEEFLEALENPALQDLNAGGGDDAWGDAGGGDGWGNDDGWGNSGGGDDAEPEDDAADEVDTKFTVRDVSLLEIVEDMIFDNQRSVLVWDIQAIKLVIPADNYTSGIEKVVGVFKYKDLVDLFRSNPEQMIWFNPQNSAEHKNLADAFALRLFSARIVKVANPQDNMIIDVYNESAKQGIMASQWIEYELMEKEHELWSY